Below is a genomic region from Campylobacter concisus ATCC 51562.
CGTCGTTAAATGGATGAACAAAGGTCATACCCTTATCTTTGGCGTAATTAACCGCAAAAGCGTACGCCTCATCGAAATTATCACCCTTTAAAATAACCTCTGCACCAAGGTCCTTTGTGCCAGCGACCTTTAAAAGTGGGGTTGATTCTGGCATTATGATGCAAGCATGCACGCCAAATTCTTTTGCGCTTATCGCTACGCCTTGAGCGTGATTACCGGCGCTTGCAGCGACAACGCCACGCTTTCTCTCTTCATCGCTTAGGCTAGCTATTTTATTGTAAGCACCCCTTATCTTATATGCGCCGGTTCGCTGTAAATTTTCCTCTTTTAGATAGATACTTGCTCCCAAATTTTTACTAAGCTTCGCACTCAGAGCAAATGGAGTTTTATTTACAAAATGACCGATCGTGATCTTTGCTTGGATGATTTTATTTAGTGAAACCATTTTTTATTTTTCCTTTTTTAAATTATTCTTTTGCCCTTAGTAGCACGCCACACTCGATGTGATGAGTGTTTGCAAACTGATCAAAAATGGCAAATTTTATCACTTTATGGCTTTTACAAAGCTCTTTTAAATTTTCTTTTAGAGTCTCTGGATTGCACGAGATATAGATGATATTTTTAAAATTTTTGATGAAATTTACGACACTTTCGCTTAGTCCTGCACGTGGTGGATCAACAAGGACATGAGAGAAGTTAAAGTCGCTTAAATTTATATCCTTTAGTCTATTAAATTCCCTAACGCCAGCAAATGCACTCATAAGCTCATCAGCGTCCATTCGTAAAAATTTGATGTTATTAGCCTTGTTTAACTCGCAGTTTTTAAGGGCATTTGCGATCGAGCTCTTTGAAATTTCAGTAGCAAGAACGTTTTTAAATTTAAACGAAAGCGGGATAGTAAAATTTCCATGTCCACAGTAGAGCTCAAGAAGGTCAGCACCGCCTTGCACACACTCTTTTGCCCAAGCTATCATCTTTTCATTTACGGCTCTATTTGGCTGGATAAAGGCATTTTCAGATAGGCTAAATTTATAAATTTCACCGCCA
It encodes:
- the trmA gene encoding tRNA (uridine(54)-C5)-methyltransferase TrmA, which translates into the protein MDCNYLKECGSCTLFTPYDEQISFKTDLVKQNFLEFYDGEFDVFSSSPKHYRTRAEFGIWHEGSELCYTMHAKEKGKRIFIDECPKVCEEISHLMPRLLENLQSGENLRTKLFGVEFISCKSGILITLLYHKRLDGEFEAAMKILANKLNVTILARSRGQKLLSGELNLIDELDVGGEIYKFSLSENAFIQPNRAVNEKMIAWAKECVQGGADLLELYCGHGNFTIPLSFKFKNVLATEISKSSIANALKNCELNKANNIKFLRMDADELMSAFAGVREFNRLKDINLSDFNFSHVLVDPPRAGLSESVVNFIKNFKNIIYISCNPETLKENLKELCKSHKVIKFAIFDQFANTHHIECGVLLRAKE